caatattagtttcTTAAATTGgtaatacaatttttgtaactaataaaacaaatattctTAAGTTTAAAACTTCATTAGAAACACTAAACACTTTGCTTAGATAAGactttattttgaaaattctTCTTAAGcccgtttttttttgtttctgaaTGGTAAAGAACTAACTATAAAATGTACATACGTgcaatggtttttttttacaatgcttcgctaaaaaaaataaacgttTCGAAAGAAATAATACAAACACATTAGCTAAGGAAcatattatacatatatatttttcctaTAGTCAAAGGCACCAAATTTATTCGTGGGATGCCCCTAACGGATGTATTCAGACTCGTGCTTTTTTAGTACATTTTGAAAAGCCGAGCGACGAAGACTTTCCACGCACGGTCACACTGGCTCAATGCGCTGCACTTGACTTGGGTGTAGAGAAATTTCAACAACAGCCgaagaaattataaaattatagtcttttcgcattcctcgaGCCGTCTCGAGTTGCGGGCGTGAGTGTGCGAAAGACGGAGCAGCAGCTGCGAAAGTAAAGGTCGCCGGAAGTGGGCCACAATGCGGAGCAGAGCCCCGACCCCAGGTCCCATCGAATCGTCGAGTCCCCGCGAGGGCGTCTGAAAAAATCAATCGGACTCCACTCCGCCACGAATGAGCAGGAtgagcagcaacaacaacgccccCGCACACGCCCCAGACTCCGGCTCCAGCAATGCCAACGGTCCCGTCTCCGGGTCACTGTCCGTGGACAGCAACCTGGTCATCATCCAGGATATGATTGATCTCTCGGCCAACCATCTGGAGGGCCTGCGCACGCAGTGCGCCACTAGTTCCACGCTGACACAGCAGGAGATTCGCTGCCTGGAGTCCAAGCTGGTGCGCTACTTCTCCGAGCTGCTTCTGGCGAAGATGCGGCTCAACGAGCGCATCCCGGCCAATGGGCTGCTGCCCCATGCAACGGGCAATGAGCTGAGACAGTGGCTCCGGGTGGTGGGCCTCAGCCAGGAGACCCTCACCGCCTGCCTCACGCGCCTAACCACTCTGGAGCAGAGCCTGCGACTCAGCGACGAGGAGATACGCCAGCTGCTGGCCGACAGCCCTAGCCAAAGGGAAGAGGAGGAGCTGCGACGCCTGACTAGGGCCATGCAGAACTTAAGGAAGTGCATGGAATCGCTGGAGAGCGGCACTGCGGCAAGCAACAACGATCCAGAACAGTGGCACTGGGACTCCTGGGACAGGTCAATCCACATTCACCGCGGCAGCGTGGGCAATATAGGACTGGGTCAGAATTCAAGCGCCTCCCCGAGAACCCATCATCGCCAGCATGGTGTCAAGGGGAAAAACGCCGCTTTGGCCAACTCAACCAGCTCCCGGAGCGGCCGTCAATCGCCTACGGCAACGGAGGAGCTGAACAGTACGCAGGGTTCTCAGCTGACCCTGACTCTCACGCCCTCGCCACCCAACTCGCCCTTTACGCCTTCCAGCGGGGTGAGCAGCAGCCTCAATGGAACACCGCAGAGGAGTCGCGGTACACCGCCACCCGCCAGAAAGCACCAAACACTCCTGAACCAGAGCCAAGTGGACGGAGAGCAGCCTGCCGGTAATCGTTTGCCCACTGATCCCAGCCCCGATAGCCACAGTTCCGCCAGCTCTGACATCTTTGTGGACGCAAATACTAATGCTAGCTCCGGAGGAAGCACCTCAAACGTGCTTATGGTGCCATGCTCCCCGGGCGTGGGCCACGTTGGCATGGGTCATGCCATCAAGCATCGCTTCACCAAGGTCATAGGCTTCATGGCCACCTGTACTTTGTGTCAGAAGCAGGTGTTCTCCCGCTGTCTGAAGTGCACCGACTGCAAGTACATCTGCCATAAGTCTTGCGAGCCACACGTGCCGCCTTCCTGCGGACTGCCACGAGAATATGTGGACGAGTTTCGCCACATTAAGGAGCAGGGTGGATACGCCAGTCTACCGCATGTGCACGGCGCGGCCAAGGGATCACCGCTGGTTAAGAAGAACACTCTGGGCAAACCGCTTCATCAGCAGCACGGCGACAGCAGTTCGCCGAGCTCTAGCTGCACCAGTTCCACCCCAAGCAGTCCGGCGCTGTTCCACCAAAGAGATCGCGAGTTGGATCACGGTGGCAGCAGCTCCAGCGCCAATCTGGTTCCTACTCCATCGCTGGGCAAGCACCAGCAGGCTCAGTTCAACTTCCCCAACGTGACGGTGACGAGCAGTGGTGGAAGCGGAGGTGATACGCTTATTTCCAATGAACCAGTTCCAGAGCAATTCCCTGCCGTGCCTATCACCGCCAATGGAGCACTGGACAGCCTGGTTGGCAGTTCCAACGGGCACATGAGTTCCCTAATAGGCAGTCAGTCGTCAAATGCATCCAGTTCCGCCACCGTGACTGGTCTGGTCAACAGCACAACCAGCACCAGTACCAGCAGCTTCTTTCCACGCAAACTGAGCACAGCCGGAGTAGATAAGAGGACGCCCTTCACCAGCGAGTACACGGACACCCATAAGTCAAATGATAGCGATAAGACAGTCTCTTTGTCCGGAAGTGCCAGCACGGATTCGGACAGGACGCCCGTTCGAGTGGATTCAACGGAAGACGGAGATTCGGGGCAGTGGCGACAGAACTCCATTTCACTGAAGGAATGGGACATTCCGTACGGCGATTTACGCCTGCTAGAGCGGATCGGACAGGGCCGCTTTGGCACTGTTCATCGAGCCCTGTGGCATGGAGATGTAGCAGTAAAGCTGCTCAACGAGGACTACCTGCAGGACGAGCACATGCTGGAGACCTTTCGCAGCGAGGTGGCCAACTTCAAAAATACGCGGCACGAGAATCTGGTGCTGTTCATGGGAGCCTGCATGAATCCGCCATATTTGGCCATTGTGACTTCTTTGTGCAAGGGCAACACCCTGTACACGTACATCCACCAGCGTCGCGAGAAGTTCGCAATGAACCGGACTCTCCTAATTGCCCAGCAGATAGCTCAGGGCATGGGATACCTGCACGCGAGGGAGATCATCCACAAGGATCTACGCACAAAGAACATATTCATCGAGAATGGCAAGGTGATCATCACGGACTTTGGGCTGTTTAGCTCCACCAAGCTGCTCTACTGTGATATGGGCCTGGGGGTGCCCCACAACTGGTTGTGCTACCTGGCGCCGGAGCTCATCCGAGCGCTGCAGCCGGAGAAGCCGCGCGGAGAGTGCCTGGCGTTCACCCCCTACTCGGATGTCTACTCTTTTGGAACCGTGTGGTACGAGCTAATTTGCGGTGAGTTCACGTTTAAGGATCAACCGGCGGAGTCGATCATCTGGCAAGTGGGTCGTGGAATGAAACAATCGCTGGCCAATCTGCAGTCGGGACGCGATGTCAAGGACTTGCTAATGCTGTGCTGGACGTATGAGAAGGAGCACCGACCACAATTTGCGCGCCTGCTTTCGCTCCTGGATCACCTTCCCAAGAAGCGACTGGCGCGCAGTCCCTCCCATCCCGTCAACCTGTCACGGTCTGCGGAGTCCGTGTTCTGAGGGAGCTGCTTCCTGGTCACTGTCACTGTCTAGTACAATTACGACCGATTAACTAAGCTGGCTCGGTTTCTTCCCAAAACAGTAAACTTTCCTAAGCAAAGTTCTAACAAACTAAGCACAGATTGTAAATACTTAAACGTAACTACCAAATTATAGAAACgattttaaaactaaattatgTACGCATGTATCGGGTGCAATCAGTTGCAGTTGTgagcaaacaaaacaaaggcGAAAACAAATGTTAACTCGAAAAAGACAAAACGTTTAAATGTTAAAGAGCAGAGGCAAACTGAGAAGGCATAGACATATACAAACAAACAAGCACTGTGGCAAATATTAAAGTAAACGTTAATCAGGTGAGCAATTTCTAAATTGTTAATTATGTGTAAGTTAAACTCTATATATGTACATGTGTATACAGAAGTGTATATGAGGGATtagtatttaaattaatatgtATTGTGTACTATGTGTACGTTCAAATGTATATAGTAAATGGACCTTAAATGCGAAATCAAGAAAAATGTCAAATAAACTTATCACTAAAGCCAAATTAACGTGACCTTTCTTATCTGATTTGTTTCGATGCATATGAATCACCAAAGATCGTTGGCTAATTCAAAGCGACCAGATGTTGAAAGCATCGCTGAAACCCCTAACGCTCTATGGCCCTTTTTATCTAAATACTTGTTTTTACTAGGCGGGTTTGCAATCATTACTCACCCCATACTGTTCATGACCCCGTAGAGAATTGACGATGGCCGCTCCAACCAGGTGCTGCAGAAGAGGCAACCGAGAGCCCAACGCTGAGTCCATGGCCAGGTGGAGTTGCAAGGAAAACATGGCACAGCCCAGGGGACTAAGCCACTGAAACACACGAAGGAATGGTAACTTTATAATCTGGAATCTGGAATTTGGAATC
This region of Drosophila subpulchrella strain 33 F10 #4 breed RU33 unplaced genomic scaffold, RU_Dsub_v1.1 Primary Assembly Seq354, whole genome shotgun sequence genomic DNA includes:
- the LOC119561006 gene encoding kinase suppressor of Ras 1, with product MSRMSSNNNAPAHAPDSGSSNANGPVSGSLSVDSNLVIIQDMIDLSANHLEGLRTQCATSSTLTQQEIRCLESKLVRYFSELLLAKMRLNERIPANGLLPHATGNELRQWLRVVGLSQETLTACLTRLTTLEQSLRLSDEEIRQLLADSPSQREEEELRRLTRAMQNLRKCMESLESGTAASNNDPEQWHWDSWDRSIHIHRGSVGNIGLGQNSSASPRTHHRQHGVKGKNAALANSTSSRSGRQSPTATEELNSTQGSQLTLTLTPSPPNSPFTPSSGVSSSLNGTPQRSRGTPPPARKHQTLLNQSQVDGEQPAGNRLPTDPSPDSHSSASSDIFVDANTNASSGGSTSNVLMVPCSPGVGHVGMGHAIKHRFTKVIGFMATCTLCQKQVFSRCLKCTDCKYICHKSCEPHVPPSCGLPREYVDEFRHIKEQGGYASLPHVHGAAKGSPLVKKNTLGKPLHQQHGDSSSPSSSCTSSTPSSPALFHQRDRELDHGGSSSSANLVPTPSLGKHQQAQFNFPNVTVTSSGGSGGDTLISNEPVPEQFPAVPITANGALDSLVGSSNGHMSSLIGSQSSNASSSATVTGLVNSTTSTSTSSFFPRKLSTAGVDKRTPFTSEYTDTHKSNDSDKTVSLSGSASTDSDRTPVRVDSTEDGDSGQWRQNSISLKEWDIPYGDLRLLERIGQGRFGTVHRALWHGDVAVKLLNEDYLQDEHMLETFRSEVANFKNTRHENLVLFMGACMNPPYLAIVTSLCKGNTLYTYIHQRREKFAMNRTLLIAQQIAQGMGYLHAREIIHKDLRTKNIFIENGKVIITDFGLFSSTKLLYCDMGLGVPHNWLCYLAPELIRALQPEKPRGECLAFTPYSDVYSFGTVWYELICGEFTFKDQPAESIIWQVGRGMKQSLANLQSGRDVKDLLMLCWTYEKEHRPQFARLLSLLDHLPKKRLARSPSHPVNLSRSAESVF